The sequence TTGTGTGTTTGATGAGGAATTTGCACGGGTTGTGCTAACCAGTACAGCTTATCGTGCCAATGACAAAATCCTAATCATCGCCAGCAATAAAATGGACAAACTTAACCACCGCCTCAAACGCGTAAAACTTACCGGAGGTGACCAATGAGTATCCTTGTAGACTTCAATAATGTTCCACAACGTGTCTTGGATTTTGAATCTAGCGGATACGACGAACGTTACAGTCAATCTCCTCTTATTCGTGGTTTGGCCTACACCCTGATAGCACTCGAATGGGAAGGCACTCCCGCTATACTCAGCGATGCTTTTATTCCAAAATCCAAAGACGGCGACAGCTTTACAGCAACCATCGAGCGCCTTGGGTACCGCTGTGATGTGACCAAGCTAAAGACACTCGAGAATATCGATAAATATCCTCACCCGTGCTTTATTGAGATAGAAAACCTCAGTGCCATCTTCTTAGGGACCAAAGATGGGAAGTTGCTGCTGTTTGATTACACGAACAACAACACCATTGAATACCCAATGTGTAAAAAGCCCTGTTTGCTGATTTCTATTAGCGAGTACTCTCGTCTGTTCCGAGAACCACCACCGGAATCTCAAGACAGAAGCAATTGGATTAAATACGCTTTTTATCGTTACAACAATGAACTCAAAAGCCTGATTATCTTGAGCTTCGTGATCAGTATTCTAGGTGCGTTGCAGCCGTTCTTTATTATGAGCGTGTATAACTTCGCTCTTACTTCTAGCTCTCAAGCAACACTCTATTGGCTAACCTTATTTGCTGTGATTGTTGGCTTCTCGGAGTATTTCTTTAAGAAGATGCGAGTCAACATCATTGCCACCTCCGGTAAAGATCTCGCGGTACACATATCCCAAGCCGTGATATCGAAGCTCCTTTGGCTGCCCTACGCGATGACATCAACCGCAGGGGTCTCGTCACAATTGGCTCGTTTGAAAGATATCGATACCTTCCGACGCTTAGTGACAGCAGAATCGACCCTCAGCTACTTTGATATGCCGTTTGTGATTGTGTTTATCATCGCGATAGCCCTGATGTCTGGCACAGCTGCTCTTGTGGTAATGGGCGGCTTAATCTTGATGTTGGTGTTCTGTGTTTACTCACGCTATATCTACTCGCAAGCCACATCCAAAAGCTCGCGCGCCAATGCGATGGTCTCGTACCAATGGAATGAAATCCTGCGTGGTATCAAGACTATCCAAGGATTGCCTTTACTTCGTGTCGTTCAATCTCGGTTTAGTGCTTCGCATATGCAAAGTACCAGTGATGCCGAGAATGTTGCCGTGACTAATAGTAAGATTCAGGCCGCTGGCGGCAGTTTGATACAGGTGATTGGTACTGCAAGTATTGTGACCGCTGTAATCGGTGTAATGGAAGGCACTTCTGATGCAGGTGCTATGCTCGCGACCGTTATTTTGGTTTGGAAAGCGCTAGGCCCAATTATGGGTATCTATAATTCAATTTCTAAGTTCCAGTCGATCAAAGCTTCGTCAGCACAGATCAACAATCTGATGTCGATGAATGATGACAAATTAACGTTAGAGAAGAGCCCGCCTATTCGCCTATTCCAAGGCAGTATTGTAGGCAGCGGTGTAAGTCATCGTTACACAGGCGCAGCAACCGGCTTAACCAACTTGGGATTCAAGATCCCCCCAAGCGCAAAAGTCGTCATTTGTGGCCCAACTGGCTGCGGAAAAACCACCCTCATATCAATCATTGCTGGTTTAGAAGACCGCTATCAGGGCGCAGTGTCTGTCGATGGTTACAACATTAAGCAGTTCAACAGCTACCGCTATCGCACATCGATAAACTACATCCCTTTTAATTTGCATATTTTTGAAGGCTCACTAGAGACCAACTTCATCTTGCACAATGGCTTAATACCTACTGAGAAAATGCAAGAAATGGTGAGCTTTTTCGAGTTAGACGAATGGCTTCCGGAAGGATTAGCGACTCAATTAAGTGTCGATAAATGCAAAGGGCTTCCCAATGGCATTCAGCAAAAACTGCGTTTAGCGCTTGGTTTAGGTAATTGTGAGCAATCTCTGATCATCATTGATGAACCGTTCAACGGAGCGGAAAATGAAAACTCGCAGTATTTTAACCGCTTGTTCAGCGATAAGTTGCTGAATAAAACAGTCATTTTTTCGACCAATGATCCCGGTTTGATCGCAACTTCCAATATGAGTTTGGTTCTAGAACCTGATGGCAACTTGAAATATTTTGGCTTAACAGACAAATACTTAAACAGCTTGAGTTAAACACGACGATGCTTATTCACAAATTACTCGTTAGATAAATGGATGTAATTGACAAAAACATAAGTGAGAGAGATGATTCGCTCTGAAATCACATGTAACAAGGAAGTAAATGTACACATTCGTTGCAGACAAGCTTGATGTAGCTTACTTATCCGCAATTCCTGAAAACCATCAACTTCAGGACTGCGATGTACCTGAAGAGGAGATCGAACTTCGAGAGATCGTTGAGGTTTGGTATGAGTGTGCCTTTCTCCCAGCTTTCAATCTTCAGAAAATCGATATCGAGGAAAAAGCTGAGCTAACCGTCATACAAACACATGTTTTGAGTAACGATACAAATACGCTCGCTTTCCTACTCAAAAACAGAGTGTACCGCGCTGCATTGAACAGAATACTCGGTGTTTGGGCGTTAGAACCCTCTGCAAAAACGGTGTTAGAGCAACTCCTATTTGAACTAAGTCTCGATAAAAATCGCCCTCATTAACTCGCTTTTTAAGCTATTTATCAATAATCATAAAAATCAAACAGACTACCAAACGCTATAAATTGCTAGTGAGACAACATATTTCAAAATAAGCTGTGGAATCACAAGAACTTATATCCCTCCCACACTTCCATCAAATTTACTGTTTCAAAGTTTCCATATCGGCATTTTTATTCTACTGTTTTTATATAAAACCAGTTGGATGGATCCTGAATATGTCGACACTTACGGTCTGGAATAACCTTTCAGTTAAACATAAACTCTTTGGCTTAGTTCTACTACCGATCTCATTGCTCCTTTTCTTAGCCGGTAGACAAGCTTACTTTCTGACGACGCAGTTAAACGATTTTGAGCGAACCAATCAGTTAGCAATTTACCTTGAAGATATCTCTGTCTTGTATCGAAGTACTTTGGCACCAAACACTGAACAGTTCGTTAATCGAAGTGCTAAGGTAAATGCCGAGCTCCAAGCACTTTCACCTAGCATATTTCTAAACAGTTCCGAAGAAGTGAACCAACTGCTGGCCGACTTCAGTGAGGCAACCTTGTCGACTATGAAAACGACCGACAGTTTCGATAAGCTGGATGCGATTGAATGGCAAAGTGATTTGTACCAACAATTGTTGCTAGCCATTGAGAAAGTCCCTTTTGATATCACCAAGCGTGAGATTC comes from Vibrio syngnathi and encodes:
- a CDS encoding ATP-binding cassette domain-containing protein, with amino-acid sequence MSILVDFNNVPQRVLDFESSGYDERYSQSPLIRGLAYTLIALEWEGTPAILSDAFIPKSKDGDSFTATIERLGYRCDVTKLKTLENIDKYPHPCFIEIENLSAIFLGTKDGKLLLFDYTNNNTIEYPMCKKPCLLISISEYSRLFREPPPESQDRSNWIKYAFYRYNNELKSLIILSFVISILGALQPFFIMSVYNFALTSSSQATLYWLTLFAVIVGFSEYFFKKMRVNIIATSGKDLAVHISQAVISKLLWLPYAMTSTAGVSSQLARLKDIDTFRRLVTAESTLSYFDMPFVIVFIIAIALMSGTAALVVMGGLILMLVFCVYSRYIYSQATSKSSRANAMVSYQWNEILRGIKTIQGLPLLRVVQSRFSASHMQSTSDAENVAVTNSKIQAAGGSLIQVIGTASIVTAVIGVMEGTSDAGAMLATVILVWKALGPIMGIYNSISKFQSIKASSAQINNLMSMNDDKLTLEKSPPIRLFQGSIVGSGVSHRYTGAATGLTNLGFKIPPSAKVVICGPTGCGKTTLISIIAGLEDRYQGAVSVDGYNIKQFNSYRYRTSINYIPFNLHIFEGSLETNFILHNGLIPTEKMQEMVSFFELDEWLPEGLATQLSVDKCKGLPNGIQQKLRLALGLGNCEQSLIIIDEPFNGAENENSQYFNRLFSDKLLNKTVIFSTNDPGLIATSNMSLVLEPDGNLKYFGLTDKYLNSLS